A single region of the Paraburkholderia megapolitana genome encodes:
- a CDS encoding MFS transporter, with amino-acid sequence MSQPAIPARQPARAATAAFIGTMIEWYDFYIYATAAALVFGELYFPSHDPFVSTMASFATFAVGFFARPLGGLIFGHLGDRIGRKKALMTTLMMMGVATVCVGLLPDFSKVGLLAPVLLVLLRVVQGIAVGGEWGGAVLMAGEHAPQGRRTFFASFAQLGSPAGLILSLIAFRAVTSMDKADFLSWGWRLPFLASSVLLVVGILIRLGVNESPEFQRVKDTSKTLKLPVAEVFRSARGLVLLCIGANTIGIAGVYFTNTFMIAYTTQYVGVARSLILDCLFAVAIIQFCVQPLAAWLAERIGGARFLKLAALCAMVSPYPMFLLVQRGSVVPMVIGIAIAVVCMASFYSVIAGFVSGVFDTRVRYSAISLSYQVCGAIAGGLTPLVGTWLAHRYTGAWWPLAVFYTCLAGISLLCIVALDARREQRADMHEEARDPLAAN; translated from the coding sequence ATGAGCCAGCCCGCCATTCCAGCCCGTCAGCCGGCGCGCGCCGCGACTGCGGCCTTCATCGGCACGATGATCGAGTGGTACGACTTCTATATCTACGCCACCGCCGCCGCGCTGGTGTTCGGCGAGCTGTATTTCCCGTCGCACGATCCGTTCGTCAGCACGATGGCTTCGTTCGCGACCTTCGCGGTCGGGTTTTTCGCGCGGCCGCTCGGTGGTTTGATCTTCGGGCACCTTGGCGACCGCATCGGCCGCAAGAAAGCGCTGATGACCACGCTGATGATGATGGGCGTCGCGACGGTCTGCGTCGGGCTGTTGCCCGATTTCTCGAAGGTCGGTTTGCTTGCGCCGGTGTTGCTCGTGCTGTTGCGCGTGGTTCAGGGCATCGCCGTCGGTGGCGAATGGGGTGGGGCGGTGCTGATGGCGGGCGAACACGCACCGCAGGGACGCCGCACGTTCTTCGCCTCGTTCGCGCAGCTCGGCAGTCCTGCGGGGCTCATCCTGTCGCTGATCGCGTTTCGCGCGGTGACCTCGATGGACAAGGCCGACTTCCTGTCGTGGGGTTGGCGTCTGCCGTTCCTTGCGAGCTCGGTGCTGCTCGTCGTCGGGATTCTGATTCGACTCGGCGTCAACGAGTCGCCCGAGTTCCAGCGCGTGAAGGACACCAGCAAGACGCTCAAGCTGCCGGTTGCCGAGGTGTTCCGTTCCGCGAGGGGCCTGGTGCTGCTGTGCATCGGCGCGAACACGATCGGCATTGCCGGCGTGTACTTCACCAACACGTTCATGATCGCGTACACGACGCAGTACGTCGGGGTTGCGCGTTCGCTGATTCTCGACTGTCTGTTCGCGGTCGCGATCATCCAGTTCTGTGTGCAGCCGCTCGCGGCGTGGCTCGCCGAACGTATCGGCGGCGCGCGCTTTCTGAAGCTCGCCGCATTGTGCGCGATGGTCTCGCCGTATCCGATGTTCCTGCTCGTGCAGCGCGGCAGCGTCGTGCCGATGGTGATCGGCATCGCGATCGCCGTCGTGTGCATGGCGAGTTTCTATTCGGTGATCGCGGGTTTTGTCAGCGGTGTGTTCGATACGCGCGTGCGCTACTCCGCGATCTCGTTGTCCTACCAGGTGTGCGGCGCGATTGCCGGCGGCCTCACGCCGCTCGTGGGCACGTGGCTCGCTCATCGCTACACCGGCGCATGGTGGCCGCTCGCGGTGTTTTACACGTGTCTTGCGGGCATCTCGCTGCTCTGTATCGTCGCGCTCGATGCGCGGCGCGAACAGCGCGCCGATATGCACGAAGAAGCCCGCGATCCGCTAGCCGCGAACTGA
- a CDS encoding CopD family protein — protein MNKAIEVALFLHLLGVAVWIGGMVFAHFCLRPALADLSPQLRLPLWESVFARFFNWVAASVLVILLTGGFLLTQFGGGHAAWQLHAMAGLGVLMMLIFGHIRFAVFPRIRRAVQAQNWPDGARAVGTVRRLVVINLVLGVVTIGFAVLSRGF, from the coding sequence ATGAACAAAGCGATCGAAGTCGCACTCTTTCTACACCTGCTCGGCGTCGCCGTCTGGATCGGCGGCATGGTCTTCGCGCACTTCTGTCTGCGCCCAGCACTCGCCGATCTCTCGCCGCAACTGCGGCTGCCACTGTGGGAGTCTGTCTTCGCGCGCTTCTTCAATTGGGTCGCGGCGTCCGTGCTGGTCATTCTGCTGACCGGCGGGTTCCTGCTCACCCAGTTCGGCGGCGGTCACGCCGCATGGCAACTTCATGCAATGGCCGGCCTCGGCGTTCTCATGATGCTGATCTTCGGTCATATACGTTTTGCCGTTTTTCCGCGCATCCGTCGCGCCGTGCAGGCGCAGAACTGGCCCGACGGTGCTCGCGCAGTCGGCACCGTGCGTCGCCTCGTGGTGATCAATCTCGTGCTCGGTGTCGTGACGATCGGTTTTGCAGTGCTCTCGCGCGGATTCTGA
- a CDS encoding LysR family transcriptional regulator: MRADIARFLNDRLDWNLLRTYLVIIQERSVSRAAARLYVTQPAVSQALKRLEEALGRKLIERRGTTFTPTNAGEEVYRIASDIYGNISRLETELDDRTDDITGSIRLLSVSRIDSPVYDEFLAEFHRAYPRIDLQIEVMRSSDIISSLLQKTATAGLSLCRSPIEKLEMRCFLRQRYAIFCGRYHRLFGQSQLTMQDLLAENFVSFTSDQIGDSLSPLTVFRDQKGFTGRIVASSPSLDEVRRLIFAGYGIGCLPEHIVRDDIAQQRLWRLPPDEGLADVDVHLLWHRDRKMSAADNAFLDSMERCMQRYSLAERLGTVR; encoded by the coding sequence ATGCGCGCCGACATCGCCCGCTTCCTAAACGACCGCCTCGACTGGAACCTGCTGCGCACCTACCTCGTGATCATTCAGGAACGCAGCGTGAGCCGGGCCGCCGCACGGCTCTATGTCACGCAACCGGCGGTCAGCCAGGCGCTGAAGCGACTCGAGGAAGCACTGGGGCGCAAGCTGATCGAGCGACGCGGGACGACCTTCACGCCGACTAACGCTGGCGAAGAGGTGTACCGGATTGCCAGCGACATCTACGGCAACATCTCGCGGCTCGAAACCGAACTCGACGACCGCACCGACGACATCACCGGCTCGATCCGGTTGCTGAGCGTGAGCCGGATCGATTCGCCGGTGTACGACGAGTTTCTCGCGGAGTTTCATCGTGCATACCCGCGGATCGATCTGCAGATTGAAGTGATGCGCTCGTCGGACATCATCTCGTCGCTGCTGCAGAAGACCGCGACCGCGGGTCTGAGCCTGTGCCGCAGCCCGATCGAGAAGCTCGAGATGCGCTGCTTCCTGCGGCAGCGTTATGCGATTTTCTGCGGCCGGTATCACCGGTTGTTCGGCCAGTCGCAACTGACGATGCAGGACCTGCTCGCGGAGAATTTCGTGTCGTTCACGAGCGACCAGATCGGCGACAGCCTGTCGCCGCTGACGGTATTTCGCGATCAGAAGGGCTTTACCGGACGGATCGTTGCGTCGTCACCGAGTCTGGATGAAGTGCGCCGGCTGATTTTCGCGGGCTATGGGATCGGTTGTCTGCCGGAGCACATCGTGCGCGACGACATCGCTCAGCAACGGTTATGGCGTTTGCCGCCCGACGAAGGGCTGGCCGATGTCGATGTGCATTTGCTGTGGCACCGCGACCGCAAGATGAGTGCGGCCGACAATGCGTTTCTCGACAGTATGGAGCGGTGTATGCAGCGGTATTCGCTGGCGGAGCGGTTGGGGACTGTGCGTTAG